In Oryza sativa Japonica Group chromosome 1, ASM3414082v1, the genomic stretch GAGCAAAACCCCACAAGACGCACGACATTAACATGGTGAATCATGCCTATGGTGGCAACTTCACTGATGAATTCTTCTCCATTACAGTTGGAGTTGCCATTCAGCATCTTGACAGCCACATGGAGATCACCCGGGAGCAGCACACCCTTGTATACAGAGCCATAACCTCCTTGGCCAAGCTTCTCTCTGAAATGGCCTGTGATTGCAGTGATATCAGTGTAGGCATACCTTGTCGGTCCGAGCATTTGTTGCATTCGGAGAAACTTCTCAACTGCATCAATTGTAACCCTTGTTTTCCAGTACTTGTGTGCAAGGAAAACCAATACAGCCAAGGGCGTCAACAGAAACCTGCATGTTGCTGTGTAGACAAGTTTGATCAACTGGAACCAATAAACTGCAATTTAAGCCTATATAATTCTGATCGACGACTTACCTGCAATCATCTTCCAGATCTGCAAGGCATATGCTATTACATATAACATTATACCCAAAGGCATACGGTAACGTGATGGAATTTGATGAACGGGTATGCAGAGCAGGAAATTTGTATCCGCCGAAAGAATGGTACCAAACCAATTGGTTTTGCCTGTACTAGTCGATGCGCTGTATGGAAGAACAAAAACGTCTGATATGATATCAAGAGCAGATATGCATCGATATTTATGTGAAAAATAAAGGTGTACAGACGTCAAGATCAGTAACTTACGGAATCGAATCCATTGGGCATTGCTTAAAGCTTCCAGTACGATATCTGAAAGGAAATTGGACTCTGAATCCTTTCCTCATAGATTTTACTACGTCTGCATAGCTTAAGCTTAAGCTTTCATTTACTGGTGCTACACTGTCCCGACCACCCAAAGGAGTCATGGCTAGGTACCCACAAGAAGGCTCAAGGCTCTGAATAAGAGCAGATTTTTGGCCAGTTAACACATAAACGAAGGATCTGCTGGTGCTCAGGCAAGCGACAGGCATGTACATAATCCAGCTACTATTCTTTATTTCCTGCGAACAATTGACAAAGCTAGCTATCCTAGTCCATAGAACCTGGAACCTGGGCTCTCGAAGGGAATTCCATCGAGGAAGAGGGCAACTGCTAGGTGAATCCGAGATGTCAGCATCAACGATCAAGAAGGTAGAATCAGTGTAGTTGATGCCCGTCACATAGTATGTTCCGTTGTCAATCTGAATTGTAGCCTTGTCATCGGCACAATTGAGCTCGTACGACAGAACTCCGCACTCAGATGGGTCACCTCGCCGGCGGAAAGGAGACGACACGCTGCTAAGATTACCACAGGTGAACGGAGGGCAGCCATGCCGATGATGCCGCCCACCTGCATCTGGGACAAGAACTGCAAGCAAACACAGGACAGAAATTACCCGCAGGATAGCAGTAGTAGAGCAATGAAACACACCATGAATCGCCATGCCAGGTGGGCTTGTGCAGAGCCGGATCTAGATGGCCAAATGACATGAACAATAATacaaagaaatttttttttagctACCTGTCCTTGACTGTGATGCTGTTGACTTGGAAACACTCGACAGAAGCGGAAGAGTCCAAGCGCAGCATTCAGTTCCAGCATTAGTCAGTCATGCATGGTTATTTATTGCTGAAAAAGACTGGACTAGTAGAAatacggctgtgtttagttcagtgcaaagtttggattttggttgaaattagagatgatgtgactgaaaagttgtgtgtgtatgataggttgatgtgatggaaaaggaccgaagtttggatccaaactttggatctaaacacagccgtaTAATCATATAGACTCACAAAGTCAACAAATACAGCCACTGGAAGTTCCACCAACAGCTGCAATTACCCGTCAACAAACCTTTAAAAAAGATTATCACCAGTCACTCCACTACCACCACAGAGCTTCACCATGTCAACTTCACGAGTTGATTTCAACatcaccaaaagaaaaaaaaacaagtcggAATAAAATCAGTTGTGGAAAATCAAGGGCATGCGGGAGCCAAAAATGATAAGGAATACCTTTCGAAGAAATAGAACATGGCAAAAGTTTCATTGGCACTGCTCAGAGCCTCAGACATCATGACAAGCACAGCATCAATTCACACCGATAAAACAAGTGACCATTTCTAAAGCACAGCCTTCTCATTCACCTCCATCTCATCTCCATTACACTGCATGGACTTCACCAACCTTCTTATCACGGTGCTCCTCCTACTCGCTCCTCTGAAATACAAATCTGATGTTGCCACAGCAAGTGATGATGAAGACTTCTTCAAGACTTGTTCATCACATCGGTGCAGCAAGCATGGACCAGAGATCAGGTACCCGTTCCGGCTTTCGACACAACCTCCATCATGCGGCGCACCTGGGATGCAATTATCATGCTCTGGACAAGACACCATCCTGGATCACCCTGTTCTTGGTTCCTGCAAAGTGACAATGATATATTACAGGCATGTTATCATGAACGCCATCCCACTTGTAGATTCCTCACCTCATTGCCTACTTCACAAGTTTATATCAGTAAATCAATCAACTGCTGTGTACAGACCTCACACTTTAAAAGCTGCAAGTCTAGTAGGTTGTTCAAGAGATTCCATAGACACAAACCAATATAATAGTATAGTTGGCCCAACCTCTTGCCTCAGCCTCGCTAACAACGCAAGCCAGTTCTGGTATTTGGCATATCCCTATGAATATATGTCTATTCTTCCATTGGGCTGCACAATTGTTTCCAAAGACATCCCAATGCCCTACAGTTACGACAAAAATGGTCCAAACTTTGACATCTCAATCTTCACCGAAACAGCAAAAAGAGTCATCAGCACTGGTGAGACTGTATTCACTTGGTACTCAAGTAACGTTACTAGTATTTGCCAACAATGTGAACATGAAGGTCGGCGTTGTGGCTTTAGCTCTCAAAGGGATCAAGCATTCTGCCAGCATCATAGTATGTCTCTTTCTCAAGTATAAATTCAGTTTCACTATGATGACTTGTTTTAGTTTGGAATTCTCACTTCTCCATCTATTACATCTCTTATTTCTCGAGTATTCAGTTTTCAAACTACCCAGGATATTTTTCACAAATAGTCAAACTATCCAGCAAACTGTGAATCAGCCAAAGGCTAGCTTGGACGAACATTTTGGTTCTAGGTTCACAACTGCAATTTTTCTCAAAGAAAATTTCATCAAGAGACGATAATGTCTGATCAttatgaaaatcaatttttttttgtaaaattctCATAGAAAAGGTTATAAGCAATTGCAGCACATTTTAGCATATAGCAATGATCTAAAGAGCAAGCTTTATTTGTATTACTCTAGACATTGGTATTAACTTAGAACATTAAATTAGATTCATATGGTTCAAATTTACTAGTTTGGAATACTGTAATAGCTAATTGAACATTAAAGTTAGATGCAAATGGCACCAATTTACTAGTTTGGATTACTGTGGGAGGTACTACGGCGAGAGTAGTATCTCAATTAGACCTTTTGATGCtagagatgcacttgatagtgcagTGGCAAGGGGTGTATGGTTTTAACCCCGAGGTCCCGTGTTCAATCCCTAACACGTtcacaatttcttcttaaaaaagtttggagggacgtctctccctccaaatctccttttttttagaCCTTTTGGTGCTAACACCATAGTCCTGATTGTTAGAAAGTTGCACCCATCGAGTAATCAAGAATGTACCAGCATAATTTACAGCATTAACAAGTTCCCACAGTTTTAACAGGGTAGAAACCAGAACATATCCATCTTACACAACGTTGATACGAAAGTTGTGCACATGCATATTTCCAGCGATGCTCTGTAAGATTATTGAATTAGGTAGTTTCTTCCTCCTAGGCACTATAGATAAAAATGTTTTACTTCTATGGTTAAGACAAGAAGCCTCCTTATCCTATTTCTATATGACAATGCCAAATAAACAAGCCATCTAACAATCAGGAATTAATTGTTTCTAGGAAAAATTATAGGTGTTTCTCTCGATTTATTTCATCCATAAATCATGTCATAACTAATAACCTTTCTTCCTATGTCCAGGTCCGCGTGTCACAATCATTGCAGGTAagcaactaattttttttcttcattcttCCTGAACTGCTCATTCTGTAGAATCATTGCCTTTTCTCCAAGTGCAACTAGCtgaatttctctctttttttactcAGTAACATCATCTGTAGGCACATTTATAGTTCTTTCATTAATTGTGGCCACTGCACTCTACATCTCCTTGAAGTCAAGGTACAATGAAGAGATACATTTGAAAGTCGAAATGTTTCTGAAGACATATGGCACATCAAAACCCACAAGGTACACATTCTCCGAAGTTAAGAAGATAGCAAGGCGGTTCAAGGACAAATTGGGCCATGGTGCATTTGGAACTGTATATAAAGGTGAGCTACTGAATGGAGTTCCTGTGGCTGTTAAGATGCTAGAAAACTCTGTAGGAGAGGGACAAGAGTTCATCAATGAAGTCGCAACCATTGGGCGAATTCACCATGCAAACAT encodes the following:
- the LOC4326089 gene encoding LOW QUALITY PROTEIN: rust resistance kinase Lr10 (The sequence of the model RefSeq protein was modified relative to this genomic sequence to represent the inferred CDS: inserted 1 base in 1 codon), giving the protein MDFTNLLITVLLLLAPLKYKSDVATASDDEDFFKTCSSHRCSKHGPEIRYPFRLSTQPPSCGAPGMQLSCSGQDTILDHPVLGSCKVTMIYYRHVIMNAIPLVDSSPHCLLHKFISVNQSTAVYRPHTLKAASLVGCSRDSIDTNQYNSIVGPTSCLSLANNASQFWYLAYPYEYMSILPLGCTIVSKDIPMPYSYDKNGPNFDISIFTETAKRVISTGETVFTWYSSNVTSICQQCEHEGRRCGFSSQRDQAFCQHHSPRVTIIAVTSSVGTFIVLSLIVATALYISLKSRYNEEIHLKVEMFLKTYGTSKPTRYTFSEVKKIARRFKDKLGHGAFGTVYKGELLNGVPVAVKMLENSVGEGQEFINEVATIGRIHHANIVRLLGFCSEGTRQALIYEFMPNESLEKYIFPHGSNISRELLVPDKMLDIALGIARGMEYLHQGCNQRILHFDIKPHNILLDYSFNPKISDFGLAKLCARDQSIVTLTAARGTMGYIAPELYSRNFGAISYKSDVYSFGMLVLEMVSGRRNTEPTVENQNEFYFPEWIYERVMNGQDLVLTMETTQGEKEMVRQLAIVALWCIQWNPKNRPSMTKXGKHVDGEVAESAGAP